A genomic region of Raphanus sativus cultivar WK10039 chromosome 6, ASM80110v3, whole genome shotgun sequence contains the following coding sequences:
- the LOC130496215 gene encoding uncharacterized protein LOC130496215: MHIKEKKNSKTYSNSLIKMWTNKFFFLLAVACMAVLSTAQTLPSIPGQDPADCLSSLEVIPNCISEIFGSIISGHIGTVGHSCCHAFLVLNADCITQTFAFAPLFPPSLRDHCSKQSLP; the protein is encoded by the coding sequence ATgcatatcaaagaaaaaaaaaactcaaaaacttaTTCCAATTCTCTTATAAAAATGTGGACCAACAAGTTTTTCTTCCTCCTTGCAGTTGCATGCATGGCTGTGTTAAGTACAGCTCAAACGTTGCCTTCGATACCTGGACAGGACCCAGCAGACTGTCTGTCATCGTTGGAAGTTATTCCCAACTGTATCTCAGAAATTTTCGGATCAATAATAAGTGGACATATCGGGACTGTTGGTCACTCTTGCTGCCATGCCTTTTTGGTTCTTAATGCAGATTGTATTACGCAGACGTTTGCCTTTGCTCCCCTCTTCCCTCCGAGTCTAAGGGATCATTGTTCCAAACAATCTTTGCCATAA